In the genome of Planctomyces sp. SH-PL62, the window CTCGGTGCTGGCCATCGGGGCGATTTACCTCACGATGAACGTGTGCATCCTGGGCGTCCTGCCCTGGCAAGAGGCCATGAAGTCCAAGCACGTGGCCAGCGACATGATGCAGCGGGTCATGGGCCCCCGCGCCGCGAGCCTGCTGACGCTCATGATCATCTGGACGGCGCTGGCCTCGACGTTCGCCGCGTTGCTCGGCTACAGTCGAGTGCCGTACGCGTCCGCCAAGGCGGGCCATTTCCCGAGGTTCTTCGCGGCGACGCACCCGAAACACGAATTCCCCCACCGCTCGTTGATGCTGATCGGCGGCCTGGGGATGCTCGCCTGCCTGGCCGACCTGGGGACGGTGATCGCCGCGCTGCTCACTTCGCGGATCCTGATCCAGTTCGTCGGCCAGATCGCGACGGTCTTCTGGATCCGACGGCGTCCCGAAGTCATGGCCCGACTCCGGTTCCGAATGCCGCTGTTCCCGTTGCCGGCCTTGGCGGCCCTCGTGGGCTGGTTGTTCGTCTTCGGGACTTCGAAGTGGCACATCATCGGGTACGGGCTAGGTTCGCTGGGCCTGGGCGTCGTCGCCTTCCTCATTTGGGACCGGCTCCATCCGGGCCGGGGGAACGGTCCCGAGACGGACACGCCTCCCGTCCAGAGTTGAAAAGCGGGAATTGACGAGAGCTTATGAAGATCGATCCTATCCCTTCCCACACGCCTCCCCGGGCCGGGCCTCCTTCGAAGTTGGCAGCGGGCGTCGCACGACTCGCCGCGTTCTGGGCGACGCCCGGCGTCGGCCGAGCCGGTCTCTGCAGCCCTCTGGTGGGCGTGGTCGCGGGCCTGGGGGCGGTGTTCTTCCTCAAGTCGCTCCAGTTCATGTACGCGTACGTCCTGGGCGGGCTGATGCATTTCACGATGCCGCCGACGCTCGAAGGGGAGACGGGGGCGATCTCGTATCCCTGGCCGTGGTGGATGACCGTGCTGGTCCCGACGGTCGGCGGCCTGATCTCGGGATGGCTCGTGTTCGCTTTCGCGCCGGAGGCGGAGGGACACGGGACCGACGCCATGATCCGGGCCTTCCACCGGGGGGGCGGGATGATCCGGACGCGAGTCCCGTTCATCAAGACGTTCGCCTCGATCATCACGATCGGCACCGGAGGCTCGGCGGGGCAGGAAGGGCCGATCGCGCAGATCGGATCGGGCTTCGGGTCGTACCTCGCGCGGTTGCTGCGGCTGCCGGCGGACGAGCGGCGGATCTTGATGCTGGCGGGGGCGGCCGGGGGCGTCGGCGCGATCTTCCGGGCCCCGCTGGGCGGGGCCCTCTTCGCTGGGGAGGTCCTGTACTCCTCGACGGCCTTCGAATCGGCCGCGTTGCTCCCCTGCCTGGCGAGCGCGATCGTGGCTTATTCGACGTTCGCGCTGTTCGTCACGCCGATGCCGGTCTTCAGCATGCCGCCGCTGAGCTTCCAGGGGCTGCGCGACCTGCCGCTCTACATCGGCCTAACCTTGCTCTGCGCGGCGGTCGGCTGGCTCTACACCAGGGTCTTCTACGGCATGCGAGACCGCGTGTTCAAGCCGATGCCGATCCCTCGCATGTTCAAGCCCGCGGTGGGGGGGGCGATGCTGGGCCTTTTGGCGTTGGCCTTTCCCCAGGTCATGGCGGGGGGCTACGGCTGGGTCCAGTGGGGAGCCATCGGCGAGCCGGCGCACCTCCTCGGCCCGGGGGAATCGGCGTTCGTCCCGAACATGTCGATGGGTTTGCTCTTCGGCGTGGCTCTCCTGAAGATCGTGGCGACGGGCTTCACGATCAGCTCGGGAGGGAGCGGCGGCGTGTTCGGGCCGTCGATGCTCATCGGCGGCATGCTGGGCGGGGGGTACGCGCAGCTCGTGCACTCCCTGGGGATCGGCCAGGCCGTTGAGCCCTCGGCGTTCGTGCTGGTCGGGATGGGTGGCTTCTTCGCCGGGGTGTCCAAGACCCCCCTGACGTCGATCGTGATGGTGAGCGAGATGACCGGCTCGTACAGCCTTCTGGTCCCCTTGATGCTGGCCTGCGCCTTGAACATGGCGCTGTCCCGGCGCTGGACGCTCTACGAGGAACAGGTCGCCACGCCGATCGACAGCCCGGCGCACCAGGGCGACTTCGTGATCGACGTGCTCTCGCAACTCAGGGTCGGCGAGGCGGGCGTGCGCAGCCAGGGGATCGAGGTCATCCCCGCGGCCCTGAGCTTCGATCGGCTGCTGCAGAAAGTCGCGAGATCGTCCGAGAGCCTATTCCCGGTCGTCGACGGGGGGGGGGCGCTCACCGGGGTCTTCACCCTGCGCGACCTGCGACTGGCCCTGCTGGGCTCCGACTCCTGGGGCCGCCTGGTCGTCGCCGACGATCTCGCGACCCGACCCGTCTCGACCGTGACGGTGGACGACGACCTGCACACGGCGCTTCGTCGGATGACCGAGCTGAACATCGACGAGATCCCCGTGGTCGACCCGGAGGACCCCGCCCGGCTGATCGGCCTCCTGAGCCGTCGCTCGCTGACGACCGCCTATACGTCGTTGATCAAGTCGCTCCGAGGCGATTCGACGGCGGCCGACGTCCGGAGTTAGCCGTCGAGCCGATCGGCTCGTTCGAGGCCGACTTGCGTCGTCGGCCTCAGGGCGGTAGGATTTGAGATTCAATATCCTGGGACGGCCACGACCCGGGACGGCCACGCAGTTGGAGTTGATCGAATGTCGATGGACAAGAGTCTCAAGAAGGCGAGCGGACTGACCCGTCAGCGGGGCGTCCTGACGCGGCCGGAGCGTCTGGCCCTCCTCCAGGAAGACGAGAAGTGGACGCCGGCCGCCGGGGTCTACAACCTCCCCAAGACCAAGTCGCGCAAGCTGGCTCCCGGTCAGACGGGTCCCAAGCGTCCCGGGGTCAAGTAAGCGACCGCCGCCCCCAGCTCTCCCCGGCGTCAGGCGATCCCCGGCCTCCTGGTCGGGGATTTCGCTTTGACGACGCCCTAATTCCCTCGTTACATCCCACCGAGGTTCGCGCCCCCGATGACCATGCCCGTCATCCTCACGGTGTATTGCGCACTCATCGTCGGCGTCAGCTTACTGGGGGGATTGACGCCGCTGGCGCTGGTGCTCACGCACACCCGC includes:
- a CDS encoding small basic protein, encoding MSMDKSLKKASGLTRQRGVLTRPERLALLQEDEKWTPAAGVYNLPKTKSRKLAPGQTGPKRPGVK
- a CDS encoding chloride channel protein: MKIDPIPSHTPPRAGPPSKLAAGVARLAAFWATPGVGRAGLCSPLVGVVAGLGAVFFLKSLQFMYAYVLGGLMHFTMPPTLEGETGAISYPWPWWMTVLVPTVGGLISGWLVFAFAPEAEGHGTDAMIRAFHRGGGMIRTRVPFIKTFASIITIGTGGSAGQEGPIAQIGSGFGSYLARLLRLPADERRILMLAGAAGGVGAIFRAPLGGALFAGEVLYSSTAFESAALLPCLASAIVAYSTFALFVTPMPVFSMPPLSFQGLRDLPLYIGLTLLCAAVGWLYTRVFYGMRDRVFKPMPIPRMFKPAVGGAMLGLLALAFPQVMAGGYGWVQWGAIGEPAHLLGPGESAFVPNMSMGLLFGVALLKIVATGFTISSGGSGGVFGPSMLIGGMLGGGYAQLVHSLGIGQAVEPSAFVLVGMGGFFAGVSKTPLTSIVMVSEMTGSYSLLVPLMLACALNMALSRRWTLYEEQVATPIDSPAHQGDFVIDVLSQLRVGEAGVRSQGIEVIPAALSFDRLLQKVARSSESLFPVVDGGGALTGVFTLRDLRLALLGSDSWGRLVVADDLATRPVSTVTVDDDLHTALRRMTELNIDEIPVVDPEDPARLIGLLSRRSLTTAYTSLIKSLRGDSTAADVRS